ATGCCGTGCGCGTGTGGAGCTTGGATTCGAGCCCCATGCCCCCCTTCACGGCCCTGCTCGCGTGTGAGCTCGAACCCGACGGCAGCGTCGGCGCGCACGTGCAGCAAGAGTTTCCGGAGGTGGTGATCGTGATCGAAGGGCGCGGGAGCGCGACGGTTTCCGGTCGCACCGTGCCACTGCATTCCGGCGTCGTCGTATCACTACCGCAAGGGCAGACACTCGCAATCGAGAATGCGTCGAGCTCGGAGCCGCTGCGCTACCTCATCGTGAAGGCCCGCGACGTTTGAACGTCGCGGCGTTGGATGGCAGACTCATGCCTTCTTACTTCGTGTTGCTTCGGGCGGGAGACAGATGCCATCGATCGTACGAGGTGGTTCCGGTGTGGGTTGGCGATTGCCGGCGGAGAGTGATCGCTGGATCTTGTGGCTGGAGGGCGGCGTTCAGGCACTCTTGAGCGTGGAATCGGCGCCCACCGGGGCAGCCGTTCGGGTGGATCTGGTGCGCCCGCAGCTCACCCGTTTCGTGGAGGTGGTGTTCAGCGAAGGCATCGGCGGGCTGACCGCGACGCTGCTCGAAGAGATCGTCTCGGCCGCGGTGGAGGGCGATCTGGTGTTCGCGCCGGCGCACAGGAACGCTTGGGCCATTGCCATTCGTTCCACCGCGCAGCTCTTGGGGGGTTCCCGAGGGGCTCGCGACGAGCCAACAGGCTCGTAAAACTACAACCGCACGCCAAGCCCTCGATCAACGCGAGCAGAGGCTCTAGATTTCGCGAATGCTCGGGCGTGCGCTGACGGGTCTCTGGGTGCTGACGTTCGTCGTCGGCTGCGGCGGCGAAAGCGACGCCGAGCTGTACGGCAGTGGTGGCGCGAACAGCGGCGGCGCAGCAGGGAGTGTGAGCACGGGCGGCAGCGCGGGCAGCGCCGGCAGCGATGGCGACGGCGGTAGCGCGGGAGCTGCGGGGCAGCCGGCGACCGGCGGCGCGGCGGGGACGGCTGGCGCGGCGGGGGGTGGCGGCGCGTCAGGGTGCGGCTT
This region of Polyangiaceae bacterium genomic DNA includes:
- a CDS encoding cupin domain-containing protein, with protein sequence MSENDLFNRALPHDSRSALFGGKNAVRVWSLDSSPMPPFTALLACELEPDGSVGAHVQQEFPEVVIVIEGRGSATVSGRTVPLHSGVVVSLPQGQTLAIENASSSEPLRYLIVKARDV